The following are encoded in a window of Spea bombifrons isolate aSpeBom1 chromosome 2, aSpeBom1.2.pri, whole genome shotgun sequence genomic DNA:
- the DHX40 gene encoding probable ATP-dependent RNA helicase DHX40, translating into MESDVRVHKRKHSSSCPKLPIHKCKEKLVQAARGHTFLIVTGDTGSGKTTQLPQYLYNAGFGKHGLIGVTQPRRVATLSVAQRVAEEMHCDVGSTVGYQVRFDDCSSQDTVIKYMTDGCLLRHTLTDPDLLQYSTIILDEAHERSLSTDILFGLLRKQFQLKRSPKRKYPLKVIVMSATLDVEKLTEFFGNCPVVTIPGKVYPIKEKFHNLVGPRDKESTAYVTETVKLALQTHLNEPSGDILVFLTGQSEIERACDLLFQKAESIDYRYDLFDSSVEGLLILPLYGSMPTDEQKRIFFPPPDGIRKCVVSTNIAATSLTIEGIRYVVDSGFVKQFNHNPRAGLDVLEVVPISKSEAVQRAGRAGRTAPGKCHRIYSQEFWDKCMPDHMIPEIRRTSLTSVILTLKCLGIHDVIRFPYLDQPEERFILEALKKLYQCSAIDRSGSVTQLGRFMIEFPLAPNLACAVIKAASLGCEDLLLPLAAMLSVEHVFIQSGAPQKQKEVEERHEELSEISGGGNDFATLLYIFEQCKSSPNPASWCHKNAVHWRALKSAFSVEKQLREITCKLKEIKDFPIERFDGPRNELLTRCLCAGYFSNVARRSIGRTFCTMDGHGSMVHIHPSSSLFGKEAQLEWILFHNVLVTSKVFVRTVCPIRYEWVKDLLPKLHDINAYELSSVAREEVTAEEVSKWESKRDVKPQNGGLQAPTNKMQKRNDDNSIMEARARYLQRKQQQKSENVDNQEMEQS; encoded by the exons ATGGAAAGTGACGTGAGAGTTCATAAGAGAAAACATAGTTCCAGTTGTCCAAAACTTCCTATCCACAAGTGTAAAGAGAAGCTTGTACAGGCTGCCAGAGGACATACGTTTCTGATTGTGACGGGGGACACTGGCAGTGGGAAAACCACACAGCTGCCACAATATCTGTACAATGCAG GGTTTGGAAAGCATGGACTTATTGGTGTTACGCAGCCACGGAGAGTAGCTACGCTATCTGTGGCACAAAGAGTGGCAGAAGAGATGCATTGTGATGTGGGAAGCACAGTTGGGTATCAAGTACgatttgatgactgttcctcaCAG GACACTGTGATTAAGTACATGACTGATGGCTGCTTGTTGAGACACACCTTGACTGACCCTGACCTTCTTCAATACAGTACGATTATTTTAGATGAAGCTCACGAGCGAAGTTTAAGTACA gatatcTTGTTTGGCTTGCTGAGAAAACAGTTTCAGCTGAAACGTTCTCCAAAGAGGAAGTACCCACTGAAAGTTATAGTTATGTCTGCTACACTGGATGTTGAAAAACTGACAGAGTTCTTTGGCAATTGCCCAGTGGTCACAATCCCTGGAAAAGTATATCCAATTAAAGAGAAATTCCACAATCTTGTTGGCCCCAGAGACAAAGAAAGCACTGCTTATGTCACAGAG ACAGTGAAACTTGCACTGCAGACACATTTAAATGAGCCTTCTGGGGACATTCTTGTTTTCCTTACAG GTCAGTCAGAGATAGAGAGAGCCTGTGATTTGCTCTTTCAAAAAGCTGAATCCATAGACTATCGCTATGACTTGTTTGACAGTTCCGTGGAGGGTCTGCTTATTTTGCCTTTGTACGGGTCCATGCCAACAG ATGAACAAAAGAGGATATTTTTTCCTCCTCCAGATGGCATCAGAAAGTGTGTTGTATCCACAAATATTGCTGCAACATCTTTGACGATTGAAGGaataag ATATGTGGTAGACAGTGGATTTGTAAAACAATTTAATCACAACCCGAGGGCTGGACTAGATGTTTTAGAAGTTGTCCCCATATCAAA GAGTGAAGCTGTGCAAAGGGCTGGGAGGGCTGGTAGAACCGCTCCAGGCAAGTGTCACCGGATTTATAGCCAGGAGTTCTGGGACAAATGTATGCCTGATCATATGATCCCTGAGATTAGGAGAACCAGTCTGACATCTGTGATTCTGACCCTGAAGTGCCTCGGGATACATGATGTTATCCG GTTCCCATATCTGGACCAGCCTGAAGAGAGATTCATATTAGAAGCACTCAAGAAGCTCTATCAGTGTAGTGCAATTGACAg aagtgGCAGTGTGACACAGTTGGGTCGTTTTATGATTGAATTCCCACTGGCGCCAAATCTAGCCTGTGCAGTGATAAAAGCAGCATCTCTGGGATGTGAGGATCTTCTGCTTCCATTGGCAGCCATGTTATCTGTGGAGCATGTATTCATACAATCAG GAGCTCCGCAAAAACAAAAGGAAGTTGAGGAGAGACATGAAGAACTGTCCGAAATATCTGGTGGTGGCAATGATTTTGCTACCCTGCTCTACATTTTTGAACAGTGCAAATCCAG cCCAAATCCTGCTTCATGGTGTCACAAAAATGCAGTGCATTGGAGAGCTTTAAAATCCGCATTTAGTGTGGAAAAGCAGCTTAGAGAGATAACATGCAAGCTGAAAGAG ATAAAAGACTTTCCAATAGAAAGGTTTGATGGTCCCAGAAATGAATTGCTCACTAGGTGCCTTTGTGCTGGTTATTTCTCCAATGTAGCTAGAAG GTCTATTGGAAGAACATTCTGCACAATGGATGGCCACGGCAGTATGGTGCACATCCATCCATCATCTTCT CTCTTTGGGAAGGAGGCTCAACTGGAATGGATTCTCTTTCACAATGTTCTCGTCACATCTAAAGTATTTGTCAGGACTGTATGCCCTATCCGCTATGAATGGGTTAAGGATTTGCTTCCAAAATTACATGATATCAATGCGTATGAATTAAGCAGCGTGGCCAGGGAGGAGGTGACTGCTGAGGAAGTAAGCAAATGGGAATCCAAGAGAGATGTAAAACCGCAAAATG GTGGATTACAAGCTCCTACGAATAAGATGCAGAAGAGAAATGATGATAATTCTATAATGGAAGCCAGAGCCCGTTACCTACAGAgaaagcaacagcaaaaatctgaaaatgtaGATAACCAGGAAATGGAGCAAAGTTAG